The following are encoded together in the Glycine soja cultivar W05 chromosome 5, ASM419377v2, whole genome shotgun sequence genome:
- the LOC114411720 gene encoding probable inactive receptor kinase At2g26730, whose product MALFITVVVFLLHLSWSVRVNSEPTQDKQALLAFLSQTPHSNRLQWNASESACDWVGVKCDASRSFVYSLRLPAVDLVGRVPPASLGRLTQLRILSLRSNALTGEIPSDFSNLTFLRSLYLQKNQFSGEFPPSLTRLTRLTRLDLSNNNFTGQIPFSVNNLTHLTGLFLEHNSFSGKIPSITVKLVSFNVSYNNLNGSIPETLSTFPEASFAGNIDLCGPPLKDCTPFFPAPAPSPSENSTPVNTRKKSKKLSTGAIVAIVVGSVLGLALLLLLLLLCLRRRRRGQPAKPPKPVVAARAAAPAEAGTSSSKEDITGGSAEAERNKLVFFEGGIYSFDLEDLLRASAEVLGKGSVGTSYKAVLEEGTTVVVKRLKDVVVTKKEFETQMEVLGKIKHENVVPLRAFYFSKDEKLLVYDYMSAGSLSALLHGSRGSGRTPLDWDSRMKIALGAARGLTCLHVAGKVVHGNIKSSNILLRGPDHNAGVSDFGLNPLFGNGAPSNRVAGYRAPEVVETRKVSFKSDVYSFGVLLLELLTGKAPNQASLGEEGIDLPRWVQSVVREEWTAEVFDAELMRFHNIEEEMVQLLQIAMACVSLVPDQRPNMQDVVRMIEDINRGETDDGFRQSSDDPSKGSEGHTPPPESRTPPSSLTP is encoded by the exons ATGGCGTTGTTCATTACTGTTGTCGTGTTCCTGCTGCATCTGAGTTGGAGTGTCCGAGTTAACTCTGAGCCGACTCAGGACAAGCAAGCCCTCCTTGCTTTCCTCTCCCAGACCCCACACTCGAACCGCCTCCAATGGAACGCCTCGGAATCCGCGTGCGACTGGGTTGGCGTGAAATGCGACGCGTCACGCTCCTTCGTTTACTCGCTCCGTTTACCCGCCGTCGATTTAGTGGGTCGGGTCCCACCCGCCTCGCTCGGCCGCTTAACCCAGCTTCGTATCCTCAGCCTCCGCTCCAACGCCCTCACCGGCGAGATCCCTTCCGATTTCTCCAACCTCACCTTCCTCCGCAGCCTCTACCTCCAGAAGAACCAATTCTCCGGCGAGTTCCCTCCGAGTCTCACTCGCCTCACTCGCTTGACTCGCTTGGATCTCTCAAACAACAACTTCACCGGCCAAATCCCTTTCTCTGTTAACAACTTGACCCACCTCACTGGCCTCTTCTTAGAACACAACAGTTTCTCTGGTAAAATCCCAAGCATCACCGTGAAGCTCGTTAGCTTCAACGTTTCCTATAACAATCTCAACGGTTCAATCCCCGAGACACTCTCTACGTTCCCGGAAGCTTCCTTCGCCGGAAACATAGATCTCTGCGGACCGCCGTTGAAGGACTGCACCCCGTTCTTCCCGGCGCCGGCGCCGTCTCCGTCGGAGAATTCAACCCCGGTGAATACTCGTAAGAAGTCCAAGAAGCTCTCCACTGGCGCCATTGTCGCAATCGTTGTGGGCTCTGTTCTCGGCTTGgcgttgctgctgctgctgctgttgctGTGTCTGAGGCGGCGGCGGCGGGGACAGCCAGCGAAGCCGCCGAAGCCGGTGGTGGCTGCGCGGGCCGCCGCGCCGGCGGAGGCGGGGACGTCGTCGTCGAAGGAGGATATAACCGGGGGTTCGGCGGAGGCGGAGAGGAACAAGCTCGTGTTCTTCGAAGGGGGAATTTACAGTTTCGATTTGGAGGATTTGTTGAGGGCTTCGGCGGAGGTGTTGGGGAAGGGTAGCGTGGGGACTTCGTATAAGGCGGTGCTGGAGGAAGGAACCACCGTGGTGGTGAAGAGGCTGAAGGATGTTGTGGTGACGAAGAAAGAGTTCGAGACGCAAATGGAGGTTCTGGGGAAGATTAAGCACGAGAATGTGGTTCCTCTCAGAGCCTTTTACTtctccaaggacgagaaattgCTCGTTTACGATTACATGTCCGCTGGGAGCCTGTCTGCGCTGCTACACG GGAGCAGAGGGTCTGGGCGAACACCACTGGACTGGGACAGCCGTATGAAAATAGCCCTAGGAGCCGCAAGAGGGCTTACATGCCTCCACGTGGCAGGCAAGGTGGTCCACGGCAACATCAAATCTTCCAACATCCTCCTCCGAGGGCCGGACCACAATGCCGGCGTTTCTGACTTCGGCCTCAACCCCTTGTTCGGAAACGGAGCCCCGTCGAACCGCGTGGCGGGCTACCGGGCACCCGAAGTGGTGGAAACCCGGAAGGTGAGCTTCAAGTCTGATGTGTACAGCTTCGGAGTGTTGCTGCTGGAGCTTCTAACAGGAAAAGCACCAAACCAAGCCTCTCTCGGGGAAGAGGGCATTGATCTTCCGAGGTGGGTCCAGTCAGTTGTTCGCGAAGAATGGACCGCGGAGGTTTTCGATGCGGAGCTCATGAGGTTCCACAACATCGAGGAGGAGATGGTTCAACTGTTGCAAATCGCAATGGCTTGTGTTTCCCTTGTGCCTGATCAGAGACCCAACATGCAGGACGTGGTGCGTATGATTGAGGACATTAACCGGGGCGAGACCGATGATGGCTTCAGACAATCCTCCGATGACCCTTCCAAAGGATCCGAGGGTCATACACCACCCCCAGAGTCAAGGACTCCACCTAGCTCTCTCACACCATAA